Sequence from the Besnoitia besnoiti strain Bb-Ger1 chromosome Unknown contig00014, whole genome shotgun sequence genome:
AGGGAGCCACTGAACAGACATGATATAGTCCCGACTCCACGCGGAGGTTGACGCGCGACCCGCGACCCTGCTCGCCCCTGTTTTCTTAGATTTCATCTCAACTCTCTGTCCCGCCTTTCGGTTTCAGTGTGTTGTGAGTTTCGAGCTTCAAGTTGTCGTACCTCAGTCTTTCTCGAAGGCGTTTGTCCTGCGTAGCCACGCAGAGCTTGGAAGGGTTTTTGTGCCCAATCAcacggcagacgcagcggaaggcATCTGCGCAGAAAACGGATCCCGACGTCGCTTCGTCGCGCTCTACAGACtcagcctcggcggcggcggaggccgccgcggggcccccggcaggcgcgtggcggcgcttcttTGCGAAGCCCGTGCCGagtcgctcttcttcctgtcgcgcgcggaaggccgaAAGAGCGGGATGGAGAGAGAacttctctctcggcgcggccccggcttcggcgtctggggctgcgtgcgcccacgccgcctcATTCTCGCCGCTgggctccttctcctcctcctgcgaCTCGGTGGGATCCGCGTTTTCCGGCAGAGTCACCAGGTGgctccgcgcgtcgtcgagctCGTGTCCGCACTTGAAGCTGAGCAAAGGAAAAcagacgccgcctcgccaCGACCGTTCCCCGCATATCCTTCACACAAACCTCACcgagcccccccccctccccccccgctggAATATGTCTCCCTGTCCAAGCGGGCgtgtctcgcggcgcgcgcctcgctcagcCACactcggcgggcgccgcctgccgcgaaaGAAGAGGGTGGAGACGCTCTGTGAAGCTGCTCTGCATGCGACTGCATACGAAggcagcgccagctgcgtGCAGGGACCCTCGCCCGTACGGCCGAGGtcgccgcacacacacacgcgccacGTATTCaaacaatatatatatatatacatagagaGATGTGCACAGATACACACTTATAGATGTTTATACATATAGGAAAATCTACGTGTATGTGTATAGATAGTCGCTCGCCGAGGTAGCGATCGCCTGTCGTCTCGTGTTGACGCGAGGATCTGCTTTTCGAgatctgcgcctgcgcgccgacAGCTGAAGTCCCCTCATCGCCCACGTCGCCGCACGGACCGCGCACAGTCGCCCTGCATAGGCGAGGCGTGCCTCGGCTGCTGGCATGCGATGCCGACAGGCACTGtagatagcgtgaaagccATGCTaacgagagaggacataCACACTAAAAAACTGCCGGTGTTGGGCGGGATGACTTCCCCTTACCGACGAAAGCGCTTGCATGCCGCAATGGCGCCcgcgctcttctcgcgtGGCAGCTGCCGCAACTCGCTCACGATGCACGGCGTCACCACTGCGGACACAAACGCGCGGGGAGGAAGCAGGCAAAGACGCAAACAGAAGGCACCCCGCGGCACGAAGCTGAATTTTTGATACATGCAGATACATCTCTctacatacatagatacgTGAACATCCACCTTCACGTTGTAGACGCATACATCCATGCACATACGTCgacatacatagatatgcATACGCACTTATCCGCACATGCACCTGAGCGTATGATGAGGTAGGCGTGACTACGGGGCCTGAGAGAGAGGCTCTCGAAGCGATCGACTTGCGCGGAAAGCGCAGAGGGGACAAAGACGACGCACACGACACGGATACCTAGAGCGTACTCAGAACCCCTGAAGCCGGCAAACAAACCTAGCGCGCGACCCTCAACGAGACACACCGAGACTGAGAAGCTCGCGTGCATGCTCGCGAGATGGAAAGGCATCCGTGCagcatgcagcgccgcctctctcgagGCTAGCAGTCTCAAAACCTGTTGGCCTCTTACTTGTGGAGCACTGCCCgccaagaagaagagggagctTGTCCGCGAGCGAGATTCGGtgcttcagcgccgcggtTAGAAAGGTTCCGTCcactgcagaaggcgcaaCAGAGAACCAGCGAAAATGTGTACGAACGAAGCAAAGGATGCGGTCcccacagaaaaaaaaagaccgCGACCCGCGACAATGTTGAGAAGAGACGACAGggcagggagagaaaaagaacgACGCGGCCATgcgggctgcatgcggcacAAGCCCAGAAGCGCGACAGGGGCAAGGGCGGCGCAAGCCACCAGACGTGGAAAGCTACCTGCGAGGGAAGAAACCGCAGAGCCACAacaggcggcggaaggcacGAACGCTGGACAGGAGGTGGAGATAGAGCGGTTTAGTTACGCAGTAAGCAACAAGTCAAAAGACTGAGGGGGCTCGAGAAAGAAAGTCCGGGGGAGAGGAACTCACCAAGGACCTTGAAAGGCTCCCTGATGCCGAAGCCGACGGAGTAGAAGCGCATCACGCGCTTAAACTGCTTTCGCCGACTAATCCTCATCGTGGAGAAAGCTAGAGAGACTCAGAGGAAAGGtaaaagaaaaaaacgcgagcgaggcacgGTCACCCCCCCCAAGAGACCAacagggagaggaagagaagaaatccggagaaaaacagacaaTCCGTGCAGCGAGAAGCCAAGGAAAACGCTGGGAGCTTGAAGgtgagaagaaggaaacaaAAAGGAGGCAAAGACGACTCAAAATGAGAAATTCGGGAAAGGAGACAGGGCGTGTCGTGCTGGTGAAGCCCTTCCTCGAGAAGGCGCTgacgaaaacgaagaaaggCCAACACGACAAGAGACGCTGAAACAGACCAAAGAACGAGATAATAACTCCAAAACGGCGAAAACGGAActctggcggcagcggaaaCGAAAAAGGAACGACGAAATttcggcgcatgcacagagTGAGCAGGCCGCTCCGGACTGAGTAGAACTAAGCGCTGCTAAGTGAGAAGAGAAACATACAAAAAAACGctggaagagaaaaaaacaaaccGGTTGACATTCGTTCGAGAGTCTCAGCTggaagaggaaagagaagGACTTGTGTGATGTATTTCTTCTTTTCGCCGATTGCATGCGACGAAACAAACCCGCTGCATGTGATGGAACCCGCGAGAACGACAGCCGACACAATCATCACGCCACCGTCTTCCCGtccctctttttcttcctctctctagCACTTCTCACACTCTCTTTTAACTCCCGACTTAATCATAGGCAACGGAGAAGATTCGACTCAGGAGAAACGCACCAAGATCTCTTCGTGCCTTTGAAGCCGCCCGGTCTGTCACGCTTCGTGTCatttttctgcttcttcgctcATCGCGCGGCATCCACGCCAGCGAGGAAAgggagcgcaggcgagaaacGAACCAACCCGTGCTTCAGTTTTACACAGAGCAGCCGGGGTAGGTGAGCGTCTCTGCCTCAGGCAACTCGTAAAAGGAAAATCTCTCGCACTTTTGTCCTCCCTGTAGCCACTCTGACCTCACTCACATAGCTGCGCAGAGAGTCCTCCTCACGATGAATCATTCGCTTGAGAGCGTTGCCCTTTCGTTGCGGCGTAAATATACTTCTTTTGCGACAGGCAGTGAATGCTTGTATCAACGGGTTCTAGCTCACAGCTAGAGGGTTTAAGGTGCTCGCCAGTTTCCCCGTAAGAGGAATCCAGCGAGCCTATTTCAGAGATAGTCCGACTGAGTAGATGCATTCTAGAGAGCGCCACGAAGTCATTcgacatgcatacatactATATATGCGTCGCATCGCTTCGCCGAAGTCAGGCCAAAATGTGACTGGAACGCACATACTCCTAGCATTCACGCTTGCCGTCGATTAATGAAACGTGCAAAAGCCTCGAATATCGCTAAGCGAAGGCACGCCACTGCATCTCCGCAGAAGTTCCTGTTGTCTGCAGACTCCCCGCACTCCCCAGGGCTCTCCGGGTTCTTCTGCCTGTGCAAAAACCCTGCAAGCGTATATTCCCATACAGATCTCTTCCTTTCGTGGACCCTAGATGCAGACTGAGGCTGTTCGCAAGGAGATTTGAATTCGTCTCTAGACCTTAAGTTGCGGCCGGCACCGCTGAGTTGCTGACCGTCGCTGCTCCACCACGGCTCGAGAGAGGTGAGGTTTTTAGTCGTGAAGCCTTTCCGCTTTCCAGAAGGGCACCTTCGCGTCAGAAAGCCTGTTGGCGAAATCCCCATCAACGTGAACACTCTCACAAGCAAGACGCGTGCAAAAACAACCCTATTAGAAGCTCTGAGTCGTGCATTCGAAATGCATCATTTTCTTCGCTTGTTTGTAGCTAGGCGGACATGCCCCCGAAATAAGCATATTTCGGCACGGCGCGTATAGAGAAGACAATCGACTCTCAACTGCCTGCGTCGTGCTTTCCACGTGCaacggcctgcggcgcctcatCGGGCAACAAGGCACTGCGAAGCCGAGCGCAAGGCAAAACGCCGAAGAACCGACTTTCCCCttccggcgtctccgcctccccttccctctccccccccggCCCCCCTTGCGCCGTTCGGTTTAAAGACCTCCTGAGAGAAAGAGTCTCCTGAAATCTGCatttgtcttcttcttctctccctccgcgcccttctccgcgcccttctctgcgactttcgctcgcgcctcgcccgcgttttcgcctccatccccggcgccggcagccgggGGCCGGGAAGCGCTGCCTGGAGTCTCTGGGTCCTGTTTTCGTTCTGTCTGCGCGAGTGCGAGACGAGGCCTCTGCTGGCTGgcgtgcgacgccgcgcgatACCCCAAGCCAGGGCGCTGCCGACCaacagcgcgcgcgcccgcgccgccgccggcaggcgcgcgcggcgacggatgTTCGGGCGTCGTGATGCTGCGCATCGAGCGGGAGACCGTgatgcagcggccgcctgaGACAAAAGGAAAGAGAAATCCAAACGCGCagtcttccttctctgccggCTGCCTGTCTGCCGGGATCTACGGCTGCCTCTACCTCCGATCCCCTCAGACGACTCCCCCCCCGAGTTTaacgcatgcgcagaaaaCGTGAGCGTGAGCTGCGGCaggacgccgcccgcgccacAAAGTCTCTCCAACGTAAAGGCAAtggacggcgccgcgaccagAGGCTCCTGCGCACGCGACAAAAACTTTTTTtttgccgcgcgccgcttccttACTGAGGTTTGAGTCGTTGGCGAGCATCGCCGCCAGTGCGTCGGCCTCCTTCTCGAATTTGACGAATCCGAAGCCGCGCGACTTCCCGCTGCCGTCCCTGAGAGACAACACGCACGCGAGCCCGCGCACCAACACGTCTGGACAGGAGAACTGGAAAAACAACTAGATATGCAGATACACGTACAACGGTAGCGACTCTGCGTATGACCGCGTTCGTGTGGGGTTTTCGAGCGCGGAAAAAACATGAAAATGTAAAAAAAAGCAACCAGCAGACATGCGCAAACCCGCGTACTCATAGGCGGACATCGAAGTGAAAATGCGATATTTCGGTCTAAGAAGGCGTTGGAGTTCAACGAAAGAAGCTAATAAAAAATCCGCCCGCGAATCCGCGTAGGCCGATTCGTACCTGCAGACGACGGTGTGCGACGGCGTCACGTTGCAGAGGGACGCAAAGTGATTCGATAGGCCCTCTTCATCAACCGAAAAAGCGAGATTTTTCACAAAGATCGTTGTGGCATCCACGGGCGCCTCTTTCCGGATCTCTTGCTCGCGCCTCAAAACCTCCTGAACAACCCAACAGCCTCTCACAATGCCAGTTCAATCTGAGACTTGCATATCGCCTTCCCTCACTTCTTGCGCGCGCAGCTATGACCGTCCGCTCAACCTCCTCCCTTTTCTGTTGTACCTATGTatgaatatatgtatgtatgaaTATATGCGTGTAGATGTGTATGCCAgtgcgcccgctgcggcttTGTTCGGAGTCACTCAACCTCCACCTCAACGGATGCAGAGGCACACACATCCATGTGTGAACATACATATACCTATATAGCTCTAGATatagaaatatatatatatatatataccgaCATATATATCTTCAGATATGTAGGATTTCACGAATGTATCCACAAACATAAAATCATGAACATCTGGGTATGTATTGCAGCGTCAAGCGAGACCGAACGTGTAGCCTTGAGTAGGCTGTCGTGAGGCTTGCCTTGTTTGGCGGCGCTAAAATCCAGCGATGTTTCTTCATCGGGATCGACGGGGCGAGCATGAACGGTTTCCCTCCAAACAGCatcgcgtctcccgcgtcgccttggtctgcagccgcgccgtcctTAGCctcttgtctctctccttgtttgcggcgccgaagaaaaaACTGCAAGGCCGCAACCGCGGCGTCGTGAGACAGAAAGTCCACGTAGCCATACCTGCGAACAAGAGCGCCAAAAAAACAACGAAACTGCTTGAAAACACACTAAATACTTCTGTGCATGTACGCttgtatgcatgcgtgccCCGTTAGCCACACCATCCACAAGGGCCAGTGAAAACTCACACATGCAAGTACGTACACGCATAAGCAGAGAAATTCCTAACTATAAGGAAGACAGAGTTTGATGGAGTGCTTTTTTAAAAAACTGTTCAAGTATTTGTAATCGCATGGTCATTGAGGCGGAAGCTGTGGAAGCGCTGAAAGCGGGGCGGCATTCCTGCAGGCGCGTAGACTTCGTGAAAGCAGATTCTTCGTTCTCACCCTTTATGCTTTCTCGGGTGTTCACGGGGgttcgctgcggcctccatGGCGACGTCCTCTGCAGATTTTCCCGCTTTAGGGTGTGACtcggcgcttcgctgcgACTTGGCTTTTCCTTCccccagcgcggcggcctcgcggatGAGGCGGACGCCGGTGACGTCGGCGAATCCGAggctctccagcgcgctTTTgacgtcctcctcgctctgcagGCTGTCTGAAATCTGCGATAGAAACAGCGTTTTCTCCTCGTAGAGCGCCCGCGTCGGGTGCGAAACAAGCACCTTTATCGCCCGTTCGTGGAGCTTCGTCCCGTGCATCCGCGacgccgcttccgccgcgagcgccggcgtctcgaAGTCGACGTACGCAAAGCCCttcgagcgacggcggaaatCCTGGACCAAACGCACCTGAAAAAAACGAACCAAAGCAGGAAAATCCGTAAGACTCACACCCCCGCCCCACGAAAGCGAATACTTGATTGATGAGAAAAAGCGGCGAACCATGCAGCGAAAAGCGCAGCGCCTTTCGTCCTGCGGACTATCGCTCAAGCAGACCTCTCCCCCCGTCCATGCAGGTTTCCTGAACCTCTCTTGAACCGTCTCCACGCAGCCGACAACGCAACACAACGCATGCGTTCGGAAGAATCGGTGGAGGCAGTCTGTGAGGGAGGCTTACCGCAGTCAAGCCGCGGCACTGCGACTTGAATAGGAACAGGAGATCCTGCTCTGAGACGGATTCGTCGAGATTCGAGACCCACACCGTCCGGCTCTCATCGACTTCCGCCATgaacgccgctgcgcgcgcggcctcctcgtcacGGGGCAGCGActcgcgcccctccgcggcctcgcccatGACCGCGTCCAGCGTCGCTTcctgcgcagctctgcgagACAAAAAACATGGAGAAACCGAAGAAAATCTCACGCGCGGCACGGGGACTCTCGACGCAGCAGCCCGCGAGCGAAAAGGCGACCGTCCCAAAAAAAGGCGAAAGCGAGAGGGCCCGACCTCCTCCCGCTCCtcccggggggggggagggggggggggggggaggcacATTATCACAGCGAGTGGAGGGCTAGACGCGTGCGAGAGAGGCCAGACGAGCCGCCGGGCGCAGATTACTTCACCGTACCGGAGTTGGTGAATATGTTTTCCGCGTCTCGGCACGACGCCTTCGTGTTCCCTTTCCTCTGGCGACTTTGCTTCCTGTCGGGGCTTCGGTTCCTcgcttcgcgcctccgcgcctggcTTCAGCTGTCGTCCCTCTGTGTCTTggctgtctcttcgcagcCCTTGTCTCGCAAGACTCTCTCCAGTCTCTCGACCCTCTCGATCCGcccctcgcttcctccgcttttcttctcggcacgcgtcgcccgcaaccgcgtcgccgtccgcctccgtGCTCTCGCCTTCCCGGGCCTCTggcccgccgcgcttccgctcggtgcgcgcctcgtcgtcggtcttctcggcgctgccTTTCCGCCGTTCGTcgtcccgcgcctcgcgcgcgccgccgaccttccgcccctgtctccgcggcgtgaagggcggcggaggcatgctgcttgcgcgccgcgcgtcctccgcggagcccgcctgcgccgcggagacgtgTTTGTCTTCTGCAGCGGAGAGCCTCGCCCGCTCGCTGCCTTGGCTCTCGTCGCCCGAGTCTGAGacccgcgacgacgcgccgccgcggcgcccgccggccggcagcgacagagccgcggcgcacgaggCAGTGGAGGGCCCCGAGGCGGGAAGGAGACTCGGAGACGACttgggcgaggagggcgggacAGGCGGGGCGAGCGCTGGGTCCGCGGACTCGCGGCCGTCCCAGgtggcgcgcgtcgcgcgctcgATCTCCTCGGGCGACAgcaccgcagacgcggctgcggcggcgaagcagcccttgtcggcggcggccgcgcgctcggcaAAGAGCGGCAGGAACACCCCCGAGttccgccgcgaggagagcggcgacggcgagcgggaggaccgcagcgacggcgagagcggcgtgcgcggagacgccgaccgcgagaaggacgaaggcgacgacgatgcgcagcagggcgcgagcgccggagagccgccgccgccgctcaaCACAATCCGCGGACTGTTGGAGCTCGTGCTGCTggctccgctgctgctcggcgctcgcccgccccccACTGCCTCCTTgccctcgcgggcctcgatCCCGGGTCCCAGACCGACCactgcgcccgcgctgctgcgcagcttcttcttcagcgcacccagcgccgcgctgggcgacgcgcaggacgccagcgagctgcccgggctcgcggcgccggcgagcgccggtgtgagcagcagcggcggaagcgccgtcgcggccgcgaactCCGGCCCCGAGGTCGCcactgcagaggcgagcggcgaggagaaggcgcccgcgcccgcgcttccGCCGACACCGGCCGCCCCCGAGGGGCTcttgagcgccgccgccgcggacggatgcagcagcgagagcgaagaggatgCAAGCAACTCGGGCGAGTTgcacgacgccgaggacgccACTGCCACCGCCACGCTGTCTGTGGAACAGTCTGAAGACGTCTCCCAGTCGGTCTCGCCCTGGAGCCTCTGAcgcttcttccgcagccgcagaataGAAGAAAGACACACCGCCGCCTGAAAGGAGAAAAGACACGAGACGCAAAGACATCCTGGAAACGCCAAAAACCCACACGCAAAAACACGTGGGGACCTCGCCTGCCCCACAAAGCTGAGGGTGCGTCTCACGGCCGATTTACGCGCCTGCCCTCGCGACTTGGGCCGCTGCATGCTCAGGCCGCTCTGCACCTCCTTCCAGTCCccgtgcctctctccctctctctgcgtctctgaaATCCTTTGCAGcccccgcagctgcgcgcgtctgagTTTTTGCTTATCGCCCACTCACTCGCTCCTTCtgggcgtcgtcgtcggccgGGCCGGCTCCGGGGCTGAGCGCGAGGGCCctgtctccgtcctcgcccaGAGTGTCTCCGCTCGGGGCGCCGGCcttgcgggcgccgccgctgccccaCAGTTTGTCGCGTTTTTGCGACTGCGGTGCCGCGAAGGACTCCGACCCCGGCCGGCAGAAGGAGTCACGGCTGACGAcggtcggcgacgcggcgccctcctcgccctctcccccgcgagccttcttctccctcttcaaGCCGAagtgcgacggcgaggagaccccTGACGgctgcgacgacgcgcgggactgcgacggcgaacgcgccgagagcgaggcggaagaagaccgcgaaaacgcgtcgcatgccgacgcgagcggcgcggagtaGGACGACCCGAAAGGaaccgccggcgacgccagccGCGGCCCCCGCGACAGGAGTTCTTCGCGCTTAACACGCACACACCAAGCACAGGGACGCGCGGAACAGCCTGCAGtcgcgaaaaaaacgcagcgCTGGCGCGGAAACGAAAAAGTGCGCCTTGTCGCCACTCACACTCAATCTTGCACGCCGCGGCAAGAGGGCGCCGCCATGACCTCCCTCTGAGTGCCCAGGCGCTCTCTGGGGCGGCGCGTGAACGCCTGCcagcagaagccgcgcaaGCGCGCTTGTCTTTCATGCACTCCAGGTGCCTTTTCCGACGCCCAGACTTgagcctctgcctcctcacTCACCGCTGCAACGCGAtcagcctcgtcgcccgcgagggCAGCCACGGCCGCGGGCATCCAATCGGCAACGAACTGGAGCACCTTCTCCTCATcggggcctgcgcctgctgcgtcgcccgcggctaAGTCTGAGTCGcccagctgcgcagcgccgccggactcgccctgcgcgtctttctcgcgcTCGGGTAGACGCACGAGctcagcgagaagcgcgccagcagccagccaggcgcgcgtctcctgggGGAAGTCCGCAcgcagcttcgcggcgagcgcgaggctccCCGCGATGACCTCCGCCCGCGACTGCTTCTGgaccgcgaagaagacgcgcggcgcgagtgcgTGGAGAAGATCTGCCTCGCCCTTCGTGCGGCCGACAAGCGATTCAAGCAGCAGCTGAGAAGAcaaggcgagcggcgacgcgggcgccgccgctgcgtccagcgcctcgcctgcagccgagCCGGGGCGCCCGTTCggtgcgccggcggaggtcGCAGAGGCCTCACTCGCCGgccgagagggcggcggagacggcgccgtgCCGTTGGTCGCGGCCTTTGACTCCGCCAGGGCGATCGCGCAGTCGAAGgcttctcggcgctgccggaAGAGCTCTCCCAGCAGGCTGCTGTCGCCCGACGGGGAGGCGCGTGCCGCCACGCGCTTCGTGAGCGTGACAAGGCCCTTCGCGAACGCCAGCTGAATCTCCAcgtcgcgccgctcctccggcgcagacgccgcgggcgagcccgcgccggcggcctccgggcccgcgccggcggggagagagagcggcgccatGTTCAGAGCCTTCAAGGCCGTGTCGCGGatcgtctgcagctgctgcgcgtcgcacACAAACTCCGCCTGCACGAAACAACGCACAACGACCTACAGACCTAAGTAAAagtatatacatagatatagatagatatacatatagatatctGTGAATAAGTATCGCGCTAAAAGGAGCCCcagagcggagaggagagggatgGGGGGGCAACTGCCGCGCGAAGAGACTCCGCTCATCACACGTACCCCAGCTGGTCACAAACAACCACAGATTTGTTACATGCCACGACATGAACAGATACACGCTCTGGGATCTTTTCCCGCGATTGCACGTCCTTGCAGCACTCCAAAGCGTTCCTGCGGTCGCTGGCGGCTTCGCTTGGAAAtgcgagagacagaaaaatCGCGCATCGCCCTCAACCCTGAGCCATGAGTCTAGAATAGACGCGCCTGGCTCAACGTACCGCGCACTGAATATACCGCGTCCACAGCGACGTGTCGCGTGGGAAGTGGCGGATGCCGCGTTGCAGGAGCACGAGCTCCTTCTCCAGAAGCCAGGCCCTGAGCCCAACGCACCGcccggcggtcgcggctgactcttcttcatcttctggcgcgtcctcctccgcgggcaGCAGACACCAGCTCTCCGCGAGACTCCACTTCTTCTGGGATTCCTcaggctgcgcctgcgcggcggcctcgagagagagcgagtagagcgcgtccgccgagTCTCGCCAGAGCTGCAGATGCACTGAGCCGAGCTCCTCCAATGCGCGCAAAGTCGTCGCGTAGAAGCGCCGCGGGTCGCCAGACCGCCGCTCCGAGGCCACGTACGCCTTCCAGACGCGCTCGGTACACTGCAGAGAAACAGCCAGCCAGCCGCAGGCGATCTTCGAACCCGCCGGGGAGGCGACACCGCGGAAGCCAAAGAAACAGAGCGAaaccccgcgcccgccgcggatTCGTGACGAcaggctgccgcctgcgagagacgcagacgcgggcgagcaCCCCGAAACCCTAAAACGggtgagagagaaagagagagaggagctgcGAGACTCGAAAAACGCAACGAGGATGCGAACGAGACGCCAAAGAGACCTCCACAACCCGAGCTGGAGTGATGCGAGCCCATGGAAATGCaggatatatacatatcgACAGAAAGGTAAGAAAAAATATCAGGCCCCAATCGAAATCAATCAGATGGAGGAGGTGGGCGTGTC
This genomic interval carries:
- a CDS encoding uncharacterized protein (encoded by transcript BESB_024880), producing MRISRRKQFKRVMRFYSVGFGIREPFKVLVDGTFLTAALKHRISLADKLPLLLGGQCSTMVTPCIVSELRQLPREKSAGAIAACKRFRRFKCGHELDDARSHLVTLPENADPTESQEEEKEPSGENEAAWAHAAPDAEAGAAPREKFSLHPALSAFRARQEEERLGTGFAKKRRHAPAGGPAAASAAAEAESVERDEATSGSVFCADAFRCVCRVIGHKNPSKLCVATQDKRLRERLRQIPGVPLIFIYKGGILQLEPPTSKTRETHKQEEKKKLKMGKAERRLFHETRRKVKAQNALAGGAKPGAPGGMAAVSTEKKKKQGRKGVNPLSCKKAQKTVTVPPKTATKKRTRSRRKKSAASGAERSAASS
- a CDS encoding uncharacterized protein (encoded by transcript BESB_024890) translates to MDASEERGELEARTQSADAQMDVEGGEGEEEREDEGHMESGSDEREEEDQEQEEEDEEAQERLMLAEAKKLVVELKQNPWRGSDGALSFMRLTELYRHLGEYEKLNRTARRLCAYCPVGEDFLLSWLDEEKRLARLLSSGGDSAPFTSSLALSREQHSHVARTFRLARFVLPSVSLALAHLRFEEASCVPAASLAPAFAAAALSPSARRRVSPRDSKAPGASDEARDEKKSRETAAAVASSRAKQKVRELFEEALDDFALHALDGPFLWAAYRHFEGTLLDALRGWREKFEAARRREDVKGGCRRDRGGAEGAEEERELDREIAEQMQRIHLLFCRQLRLPLAGLGDLLDEYRLWDSEVFGSPPDPSVSSTEETRKRREWLAEAEAAHAVGLAVWKQERKDFEIEVQSALDDDQANRQISCTERVWKAYVASERRSGDPRRFYATTLRALEELGSVHLQLWRDSADALYSLSLEAAAQAQPEESQKKWSLAESWCLLPAEEDAPEDEEESAATAGRCVGLRAWLLEKELVLLQRGIRHFPRDTSLWTRYIQCAAEFVCDAQQLQTIRDTALKALNMAPLSLPAGAGPEAAGAGSPAASAPEERRDVEIQLAFAKGLVTLTKRVAARASPSGDSSLLGELFRQRREAFDCAIALAESKAATNGTAPSPPPSRPASEASATSAGAPNGRPGSAAGEALDAAAAPASPLALSSQLLLESLVGRTKGEADLLHALAPRVFFAVQKQSRAEVIAGSLALAAKLRADFPQETRAWLAAGALLAELVRLPEREKDAQGESGGAAQLGDSDLAAGDAAGAGPDEEKVLQFVADWMPAAVAALAGDEADRVAAREELLSRGPRLASPAVPFGSSYSAPLASACDAFSRSSSASLSARSPSQSRASSQPSGVSSPSHFGLKREKKARGGEGEEGAASPTVVSRDSFCRPGSESFAAPQSQKRDKLWGSGGARKAGAPSGDTLGEDGDRALALSPGAGPADDDAQKERAAVCLSSILRLRKKRQRLQGETDWETSSDCSTDSVAVAVASSASCNSPELLASSSLSLLHPSAAAALKSPSGAAGVGGSAGAGAFSSPLASAVATSGPEFAAATALPPLLLTPALAGAASPGSSLASCASPSAALGALKKKLRSSAGAVVGLGPGIEAREGKEAVGGGRAPSSSGASSTSSNSPRIVLSGGGGSPALAPCCASSSPSSFSRSASPRTPLSPSLRSSRSPSPLSSRRNSGVFLPLFAERAAAADKGCFAAAAASAVLSPEEIERATRATWDGRESADPALAPPVPPSSPKSSPSLLPASGPSTASCAAALSLPAGGRRGGASSRVSDSGDESQGSERARLSAAEDKHVSAAQAGSAEDARRASSMPPPPFTPRRQGRKVGGAREARDDERRKGSAEKTDDEARTERKRGGPEAREGESTEADGDAVAGDACREEKRRKRGADREGRETGESLARQGLRRDSQDTEGRQLKPGAEARSEEPKPRQEAKSPEEREHEGVVPRRGKHIHQLRAAQEATLDAVMGEAAEGRESLPRDEEAARAAAFMAEVDESRTVWVSNLDESVSEQDLLFLFKSQCRGLTAVRLVQDFRRRSKGFAYVDFETPALAAEAASRMHGTKLHERAIKVLVSHPTRALYEEKTLFLSQISDSLQSEEDVKSALESLGFADVTGVRLIREAAALGEGKAKSQRSAESHPKAGKSAEDVAMEAAANPREHPRKHKGYGYVDFLSHDAAVAALQFFLRRRKQGERQEAKDGAAADQGDAGDAMLFGGKPFMLAPSIPMKKHRWILAPPNKASLTTAYSRLHEVLRREQEIRKEAPVDATTIFVKNLAFSVDEEGLSNHFASLCNVTPSHTVVCRDGSGKSRGFGFVKFEKEADALAAMLANDSNLSGRCITVSRSMRSITTPEHPSPRAPAGGGAGARAVGRQRPGLGYRAASHASQQRPRLALAQTERKQDPETPGSASRPPAAGAGDGGENAGEARAKVAEKGAEKGAEGEKKKTNADFRRLFLSGGL